One part of the Dunckerocampus dactyliophorus isolate RoL2022-P2 chromosome 11, RoL_Ddac_1.1, whole genome shotgun sequence genome encodes these proteins:
- the kdm3b gene encoding lysine-specific demethylase 3B isoform X1 → MGEPLELIGKRLLLLLRDGGTVNGTEPEQTPRVRDWLRGTVRAVSVIGLAAPEPSAGEATTTTPAAGLTVFVEFDNASQQCSWVQVYDDSVKAVLVEDTVVWASRSTPAGTTGSAMTWPALAFHSLVDRVGLGSVLPVQYFGNNDLEFLPDKKSIHRFEVDKDIRHPLLLEQPSLQAAISSWRSDFELQEILRKGSYTIQGRKVCVYKPEFEECWASGFVSQHDPVSHIMEIMLDKSKEKQMVDPRVIQVMLAEEENGRRKMDSETLKGDNSRRRRTASEEEDMNLKRFKGAAESGVDGQSCDDSNKNLTEGTDVRGGDSGERVSSTTKNGSSSEGTFLQGKVSSAHANPILQMDQSNATQACYYTHAKENGRTLSTQGAADSTTSVSHTPIPPPLKPAPSPFSATSFPSLGQMPSLVPGAPASKASLTPQPAREEASQSFSKTAALVSPGPVTISWSSPDSSPSVALSASVGFTPKAPTWGNQTEGSKTASSFRLPAVSAAPVFGEVTSQTNGASAASTTSKDTSRPFGFGFGRDKNETQSQQEQNLFFQCMTKNSDTNPGLAASQSQSKDTNYFAAASETLSKEPPNLFKSSTEGMKKPEQPKMPESHPTGNGVISSSAFPGMGGAAAGRVAAIGGTAAVSGLQNLLKNCNNGTSTAGVVLQSSFKPSESHQNLFLQGSKEPTNPFLAYGDKNAHTFAGLSRVESGSDSKPNLFTMGEPPKGIRSSPFSVLSSTVSPSSSTSPAPTTTQRSQNEGAQIKDEKAAGEMPSSTSGSSVFGITGPTRMDQMPVSFDLNPSQRFVLEERAQSTKRDSDLSSNSDLSDLSDNEDGPDKGQALGALSHPSKDGAMLQKTKVQGNAKSRPRNKPFKVGQSVLKDQSKVRRLKQSGESFLQDGSCINVAPHLHKCRECRLERYRKYRNTDDDSEDDDDPNVACRFFHFRRLAFTRKGMLRVEGFLSPQQSDSMAMGLWLPAPAVQEGLDLDTSKYILANVGDQFCQLVMSEKEAMMMVEPHQKVAWKRAVRGVREMCDVCETTLFNIHWVCRKCGFGVCLDCYRLRRNRPIEELDEGPEDEVFSWLKCAKGQPHEPQNLMPTQIIPGTALYNIGDMVHSARGKWGIKANCPCTSRHTKSLVRHSAPNGISQQSTNSGSGGIVVAAPSTAGTTVKSEGEASTIKIEGAQTAVSSSGGGGESVGSTSNSTSGTSSLSNLAQSSTKESRLSGEGNSSALHWLADLATQKSKDDTKESGSLRAIMNRESRPPFGLDSLSCLSRPSASSPKLFNSLLLGSSATQSKPEGSSLRDLLNSGPGKLPQGPGESGVPFPSVFTSGGGDKLKSSLPNFLDHIIASVVETKKAEGRRTGTSEGNELSVLGARKDGVMGLSVLEPHTSHSWLCDGRLLCLQDPRNTNNWKIFRECWKQGQPVLVSGIHKRLKSELWRPEAFSEEFGDQDVDLVNCRNCAIISDVKVRDFWDGFQVISKRLQDSEGQPMVLKLKDWPPGEDFRDMMPTRFDDLMDNLPLPEYTKRDGRLNLAARLPNFFVRPDLGPKMYNAYGLISSEDRKVGTTNLHLDVSDAVNVMVYVGIPQGEGDQEKEADISGYKEVMTTIEEGDVDEMTKRRVYEGNEKPGALWHIYAAKDAEKIRELLRKVGEEQGQENPLDHDPIHDQSWYLDQVLRRRLYEEYGVQGWAIVQFLGDAVFIPAGAPHQVHNLYSCIKVAEDFVSPEHVRHCFRLTQEFRHLSTTHTNHEDKLQVKNIIYHAVKDAVGTLKAHEPKLARP, encoded by the exons ATGGGGGAGCCTCTTGAATTGATAGGGAAACGTCTACTCTTGCTACTTCGCGACGGCGGGACTGTCAATGGAACCGAACCGGAGCAGACACCGCGAGTCCGGGACTGGCTGCGAGGGACGGTGCGGGCAGTGAGTGTCATCGGCCTGGCCGCTCCGGAGCCTAGCGCAGGGGAGGCGACAACAACAACTCCTGCTGCGGGACTGACG GTGTTTGTGGAGTTTGACAATGCATCGCAGCAGTGTTCGTGGGTGCAGGTGTATGATGACAGCGTTAAGGCCGTGCTGGTGGAAGATACCGTCGTTTGGGCCAGTCGCAGTACTCCTGCTGGCACCACCGGATCAGCTATGACCTGGCCTGCTCTG GCTTTCCACTCACTCGTGGACAGAGTGGGTTTGGGATCTGTTCTTCCAGTGCAGTATTTTGGAAACAACGACCTTGAGTTTCTACCCGATAAAAAGTCCATCCACAGGTTTgag gTTGATAAAGACATAAGACATCCACTGCTGTTGGAGCAGCCCTCTTTGCAAGCTGCCATCTCCAGCTGGCGAAGTGACTTTGAACTACAGGAGATCCTCAGGAAGG GTTCATACACAATTCAAGGACGAAAGGTGTGTGTCTATAAGCCGGAGTTTGAGGAATGCTGGGCCTCAGGATTTGTCTCCCAACACGACCCTGTCTCACACATTATGGAGATCATGTTGGATAAG AGTAAAGAAAAGCAGATGGTGGACCCTCGTGTGATACAAGTCATGCTGGCAGAGGAAGAG AATGGCCGGCGAAAAATGGACAGTGAGACATTGAAAGGGGACAATAGTCGCAGGAGAAGGACTGCCTCTGAAGAGGAAGATATGAACTTGAAGCGTTTCAAAGGAGCAGCAGAATCTGGAGTGGATGGACAAAGCTGTGACGATTCCAACAAAAATTTGACAGAGGGGACAGATGTGCGGGGAGGAGACTCCGGCGAAAGAGTCAGCAGCACAACCAAAAACGGAAGCTCCTCAGAGGGAACTTTTCTTCAGGGCAAAGTGTCGTCGGCCCATGCCAATCCCATCCTCCAGATGGATCAGTCAAATGCCACCCAAGCGTGTTATTACACACACGCTAAAGAAAATGGACGGACACTGTCCACACAAGGGGCAGCGGACTCCACCACTTCTGTATCTCATACGCCCATCCCTCCGCCCCTCAAACCAGCACCATCTCCCTTTTCCGCCACATCTTTCCCCTCTCTCGGCCAGATGCCAAGCCTGGTTCCTGGAGCTCCGGCCTCCAAGGCTTCTCTGACCCCCCAGCCGGCCAGAGAAGAGGCCTCCCAGTCCTTTTCTAAAACAGCTGCTCTTGTTTCCCCTGGGCCTGTCACCATTTCTTGGTCTTCACCAGACAGCAGCCCGAGTGTGGCACTGTCTGCTTCTGTGGGGTTCACTCCCAAGGCACCCACTTGGGGAAACCAGACGGAG GGATCTAAGACTGCTTCTAGTTTCCGTCTTCCGGCTGTGTCTGCTGCTCCTGTATTTGGAGAGGTTACCTCACAGACGAATGGAGCCTCTGCTGCATCTACAACCTCCAAGGACACTTCCAGACCATTTGGTTTTGGCTTTGGCAGAGATAAAAATGAAACCCAATCTCAGCAAGAGCAAAACCTGTTTTTCCAATGCATGACCAAGAATTCAGACACCAACCCAGGTCTAGCAGCATCACAAAGCCAGTCCAAGGACACAAATTACTTTGCAGCAGCATCTGAAACCCTTAGTAAGGAGCCCCCAAACCTTTTTAAGTCCTCTACAGAAGGGATGAAAAAACCCGAGCAGCCCAAAATGCCTGAATCCCATCCAACAGGAAATGGTGTGATCTCGTCATCAGCTTTCCCGGGCATGGGTGGTGCAGCTGCAGGGAGGGTTGCTGCCATTGGAGGTACGGCAGCAGTATCCGGACTACAGAATCTTTTGAAGAATTGTAATAATGGCACATCTACAGCGGGTGTGGTACTGCAGTCTAGTTTTAAACCTTCAGAGAGCCATCAGAACCTTTTTCTGCAGGGCTCCAAAGAGCCAACTAATCCATTCTTGGCCTATGGGGACAAAAACGCACACACGTTTGCTGGACTCTCCAGGGTTGAGTCTGGCTCGGACAGCAAGCCAAACCTTTTCACAATGGGAGAGCCACCTAAGGGAATTCGGTCGTCCCCTTTCTCAGTACTCTCATCCACTGTTTCACCCAGCTCTTCAACCTCTCCAGCACCGACGACAACTCAGAGGTCACAGAACGAAGGTGCTCAGATAAAGGACGAAAAGGCAGCTGGGGAGATGCCATCATCCACCTCGGGTAGCTCTGTCTTTGGAATCACTGGTCCTACTAGAATGGACCAGATGCCTGTGTCTTTTGACCTCAACCCTAGTCAGAGGTTTGTCTTGGAAGAAAGAGCACAGTCAACCAAACGTGACTCTGACCTAAGCAGTAACAGCGACCTGTCAGACCTGAGTGACAATGAGGACGGTCCAGACAAAGGCCAAGCCCTAGGAGCATTGTCGCACCCATCGAAGGATGGGGCCATGCTGCAGAAAACTAAAGTCCAAGGCAATGCAAAAAGCCGCCCACGTAATAAGCCTTTCAAAG tgGGGCAGTCTGTACTGAAAGACCAGAGTAAAGTCCGCCGTCTGAAGCAGTCTGGCGAGTCCTTCCTTCAGGACGGCTCGTGTATCAACGTGGCCCCTCACTTGCACAAGTGCCGCGAGTGCCGCTTGGAGCGCTACCGCAAATATCGCAATACAGATGATGATAGCGAGGATGACGACGATCCAAACGTGGCGTGTCGTTTCTTTCACTTCCGAAG GTTGGCATTCACTCGTAAAGGTATGTTGCGTGTTGAAGGCTTTCTAAGCCCCCAGCAGAGTGACTCGATGGCTATGGGTCTCTGGCTACCTGCACCCGCTGTGCAAGAAGGCCTCGATCTTGATACATCTAAATATATTCTGGCCAATGTGGGTGATCAGTTCTGCCAGCTGGTAATGTCAGAGAAAGAGGCCATGATGATGGTGGAACCTCACC AGAAAGTAGCTTGGAAGCGCGCTGTGCGAGGCGTGAGGGAaatgtgtgatgtgtgtgaGACCACTTTGTTCAACATCCACTGGGTGTGCCGCAAGTGTGGCTTTGGAGTGTGTCTCGACTGTTATCGGCTTCGCAGGAACAGGCCAATAGAGG AGTTAGATGAAGGTCCAGAGGATGAAGTGTTCTCCTGGTTGAAGTGTGCGAAGGGCCAACCTCATGAGCCACAAAACCTTATGCCGACACAGATTATACCTGGGACAG CTCTTTACAACATAGGTGACATGGTGCACTCAGCGAGAGGCAAGTGGGGTATTAAAGCCAACTGTCCCTGCACCAGTCGACATACGAAGTCCCTAGTTCGCCATAGCGCGCCCAATGGAATTTCACAG CAGTCGACAAACAGTGGCAGTGGTGGCATCGTCGTAGCTGCGCCCTCTACTGCTGGCACCACTGTAAAGTCAGAAGGCGAAGCATCAACTATCAAAATTGAAGGTGCACAGACCGCAGTATCGTCCAGTGGCGGGGGAGGGGAAAGCGTGGGGAGTACTAGTAACTCGACCAGTGGTACATCGTCCCTCAGTAACCTCGCACAGTCTTCCACTAAGGAGTCGCGCTTATCAGGAGAGGGCAACAGCTCCGCTCTACACTGGCTGGCAGACTTGGCCACACAGAAATCCAAGGATGACACAAAAG AATCTGGTTCACTCCGTGCCATAATGAATCGAGAAAGTCGGCCTCCTTTTGGCCTGGACTCCCTCAGTTGCCTGTCAAGGCCTTCCGCTTCCAGCCCCAAGCTCTTCAACAGCCTTTTGCTGGGCTCCAGTGCGACCCAGTCCAAACCAGAAGGTTCCAGTCTCCGTGACCTGCTCAACTCCGGACCCGGCAAGCTTCCCCAAGGACCTGGAGAGAGTGGAGTACCATTCCCATCGGTTTTTACCTCTGGAGGC GGTGACAAGCTGAAGAGCAGCCTTCCTAACTTTTTGGACCACATTATTGCCTCAGTAGTGGAGACTAAGAAGGCAGAAGGCCGACGTACGGGAACCTCAGAGGGAAATGAGCTTAGTGTGCTGGGAGCCCGTAAAGATGGAGTAATGGGGCTCAGTGTTTTGGAACCACATACCTCACACTCCTGGCTGTGTGATGGCCGACTCCTTTGCCTCCAAGACCCTCGCAATACCAACAACTGGAAGATCTTTAGAGAGTGCTGGAAACAAGGACAA CCTGTGTTGGTGTCAGGGATACATAAACGACTGAAATCTGAGCTGTGGCGACCTGAGGCCTTCAGTGAGGAGTTTGGAGACCAGGACGTAGACTTGGTCAACTGCAGAAACTGTGCCATCATTTCTGACGTGAAGGTGCGAGACTTCTGGGACGGCTTCCAGGTCATCTCCA AGCGACTGCAGGACAGTGAAGGTCAGCCTATGGTGTTGAAATTAAAGGACTGGCCTCCAGGAGAAGACTTCAGAGACATGATGCCCACACG gTTTGACGATTTAATGGACAACCTTCCCTTGCCTGAGTACACTAAAAGAGATGGGCGGCTAAACCTTGCCGCCCGTCTGCCTAACTTTTTTGTGCGACCCGATCTAGGACCCAAGATGTACAACGCCTACG GACTGATCTCGAGTGAAGACAGAAAGGTTGGCACCACCAACCTTCATCTTGACGTCTCCGATGCTGTCAATGTCATGGTTTATGTTGGCATACCTCAAGGAGAAGGAGACCAGGAAAAAG AGGCAGATATTTCTGGATACAAAG AGGTCATGACCACTATTGAGGAGGGCGATGTGGATGAAATGACCAAGAGGAGGGTATACGAAGGAAATGAGAAACCCGGAGCTCTCTGGCACATCTATGCGGCCAAGGACGCCGAGAAGATCAGAGAACTGCTCCGCAAG GTGGGAGAGGAACAGGGTCAGGAGAACCCTCTAGACCATGACCCAATTCACGACCAGAGCTGGTACTTGGACCAGGTCCTCCGCCGCAGACTCTATGAAGAATATGGCGTCCAGGGCTGGGCCATTGTGCAGTTCTTAGGCGATGCGGTTTTTATACCCGCTGGAGCGCCACACCAG GTACACAACCTATACAGTTGTATCAAGGTGGCTGAGGATTTTGTGTCTCCAGAGCATGTGAGACACTGTTTCAGACTGACCCAGGAGTTCAGACACCTGTCCACCACTCATACCAACCATGAAGACAAGCTACAG GTGAAAAACATCATCTATCACGCAGTGAAGGATGCGGTCGGCACGCTGAAGGCCCATGAACCGAAACTCGCCCGCCCCTAG